The window TTGATAGTTTCTTGGTACTGCCAGTTCTTGCTATCAGGTctataaataaattcaagaaaaaatgaattatttaccAGTCACATTATTCCATGACAATAGTTgacctacttttaaaatttaggaaTGCCCCTTATTCTGAGAAATGAGAGTACCTGTTGGTTTCTACTATTTCATTCACTTTATCTATTTTGCAGTGTAGTCTCCCGGCAGCAATAAACCTGGACAGTTCCCTAATttagagacaaaaaataacagaattagCTTTAtagaaaattcttagaaaaatgcAAACGGCATTAAAATACTGTCTTAAATTTGTAACAAACATTTAGCTTCCCTTCAAGCTTGTTATTGCACATGCAGTAGTTGACGTTGTCCCTCCTATACTGCAGGCTTTAAGTCATCATCTACTAGAATAAACATGATCCTAGAAGTTCATATTCAGATAGATAGAAAGTAGATCAAACAATGAAACCATATGTACTCAGAGAAAAACTGTAGGTTAGGAAAAATTAGGGACCAAAACTGATAAAAACAGTAAACTGTTTCAAACAAAAGACCTAAAACAAAATTATGGAACACAGCCCATCAGTAAACATGTCAACAGCAATAGTATTAACATGTCAACAGCAATAGTATTTACTAAAACAACGACCCTTTCCCTCTCTAACATATCTTAGTCTAAACAagtggaagggaaggggagaaatgATGTAGAATTAttgctttgcccattttaaaaaaggGGATTTCAtctaaaatgtaactttttaagggagaaaaaaagaataaagaatccaTGACAACCCAGATTTGAAATTCTTAGGTatcacagaaatttaaaacaaggCCTTTTTAGGTAACAACAACTAGAGCTCAGTGGTACAACCTTTGCCTCTCAAGCTGGTCTTAGaacatgaagggaaaaaaaaaaaactgaacaaatacTACCTGAATTCAACTACTACCTGAAAGGTACCAGCTGCCTTGCATTCACTTGTCATCAAGATGACTTAAGGAATACTGCGGTGTGTGCCCCTAACTAATGAAGGCTTTATCTCCACATTACAGTTACGATACTGAAGAGACGTAACCTGaccaaggccacagagctggaAAAAGAAGCAAAGCCAAGCCGTTTTTCTCATGCACTGCTCACAACAAGCCCCTCCTTCCACTGACTCATGAAAAACACACTCATAATGCCCAGCCCGCACCCTAATGAACAGCCCTCTTAAGAGTGGTCATCAGACTTCAATTTCACAGACTAGAATTGAGAAATGGAACAAAACCTTGGGATACCAGCCTTCCATTTTGGTagggatcatttaaaaaatggtagggatcatttaaaaaatgtgttggtGTCTGAAACTTACTTTGAAGtggttaaaaaacataaaatgtatagATTGTAACAagcaaatatgttaaaatgtacTGTACAATTCTTTCTTTACAATTTTATGGATGTtcgaaatttaaaaaatactagaaagAGAATGgtcttatttaaaagaaatgcatCTTCATTTAAAGTTTCCACTGCAGACCATTGAAAACACCatcatcaacatttaaaaacaccTACATGTGGGAGCCACTGATCTAGATGCCATCTGGACATCCCATATTGAGTATGTCTCCTACCCAACTCTACTCTCACCACCCTCGTCCACGCCACGGTAACATCTCCTCTAAGAGCTACTAAACAGCACAACTGGTCCTCTCTGCCACCTTACTCTATTTCTTATATAAAGACACTGCATAGGACCATGTAACTTGGGCTCTAAATCTTCCAATGGCTCCCTATCAAACTTACTTAAAACTCAAGCTCCATCCCATGACCTACAAGGCCCTACACAAATCATTACCTACCTAACTCTCCATATATTATCCTCAAAATCTCCTACCACTCCAACTATGCTGGAGCCACCCTGACATTTTCTGTTCCTACAACATCCAAGCTTATTCCTGGCTCAAAGCCTTAGCCTTTTCTATTCCCTTTTCTGCACGCAGAAGGACTCCATATGGCTGACTCCTCTCAATTCAAATCTCAGAGCAAACCTCACCTCCTTAAGCATGCCGTACGTAAGGATAGCATTTTCTCATCTCCATAGGTTCATTTCTATATGTGAAATTacgttttatatttatttgcttcCTTGCCATCTCTTCCCTACTACTACAATGAAAGTGTGAAAAGGGAGCTGTAAAACAATACCAAACATATAGTAATGAATGGCTCAttaagtatttatttgtttaatcacTGATGCAAGTACTAAAAGTCCCACATTTAACAACCAATCTGACCAGAATTGCAGCAGCAACCtaaaaactggaaggaattaTCAGAGGGAATATGACCAACTGTAAATATCAGATCTAAGAGTCATTACCGTAGCTGCAGTGTGGTCTACAAAGAAGTAACAGAAGACAACTTTTGATAACAACTGGTCTAATGACCTTTAACAAATCACTTAGCCTCACTACAACTCATCTTCCCATCTGTTAATGCAAGGGGCAGACATGACATGAGGAAGGCAGAGGCAACAGGATACGAATGTTTTGATAATACTGAGGAAAAAAACCTCTCCCCTCCCCGTTAAGATTGAGGGAACCAATGTAAACAAGTAAAAAATTGTACAagttcacatattttaaaaggcaacttTAAAACTTCAATTAACATGGCATTATTCAAACTTACTGATCAATGAATTCCACACCAACACCAAACGCTTCTGCCATATAGCCAAGGGTTAATGACCTATATGATTCCAGCAGCTGACTGTATGCATGAATTCTCATTTCTCTTACATAGTATCGATAATGAGGGGCAAAAAGCCAGtcctttttcatttcctgttCCACAACCGCTGCAAtgaataaaatgacaaattataaTAGACTCTCCGTTTcagataaaaagattaaaaactaaaGCAACACTACTAGTTGAGTCCAACAGATAGATGAACAAGTATCAAATTTCTCACTGCCCTTCCACATCATGTCATCAACAATGGCAGCAACAGCAGTGATAAAGGAGGGGCCAGGTATGCAAACATCGTCTTCAAGTAACAGGTGGCTATTTGACATCACTATCAGAGCTCAGCTTCTAAAGGAACTTGTTCATAGATGACAAAGTTCACGTACTAATATTTTAACCACGGAGAACTTCTTATGccttaagtaaaataaagtaaaaatcattttttaaacaattctaACAGAGAAACAGCAGGTACAGTGAAAAACGATTTATACAGACCAGAAAAAAGGTATAAATCAGACATTTTCAAAAAGCAACAAAACTCAGAAGAAAGCAAAGACTGATGACTCCTATTGCCTGTTTATTTGTTCACGTAAATAGTCTACGTAAGAAAACACTATGAACAAGGTTTGAAGACAAatgataaactagaaaatttataaCGATGAGTTAATGGCCTTAATCCAGAAGAGATCCTTAGAAGACAGTAAAATGTACGTAGAGTATTAATGAGCAATCcacacaaatataaattattttactgaatAACTCCTGTATATCACTACTCTAGATAGTTATATGGCAGTGAACCAGAAGACAAGACCCTTGCTGCCACAAAAACTAAATTTTCAAAGGGCAGAGACAGATGAACAAATATACAAGATAAAtcctgtgaagaaaataaaagtaacatgATAGAGTGACTAGGAAGCCCTCCACTGGATTGGGGTGGACAGGGAATACCTCTCTCAGGGGCTGGCTAAGCACAGAGCAATGTAAATGATACAAaagtctgaaggcaggaaaagcATGGTTAAGCCCAGGAACAGAAAGGATGCCAGACTCAGAATGCAAGCAGGAAGACAGCAACAGGTATATAGAAGGTGAGCAAGAAAAGAGACTCTAGAGTATACTTATGTTTGTGGTTTCAACAAGATGGAAATCCCTGGAGAAGGAGAATATTTGTTTTTAGtgttgggggtgagggtgggattCAAGCATACTTTGGCAGTGTTCAAGTGGATATGCCTATTAAACAGCCAAGTGAGGACACTAAGGAGGCATTGAGGCATGAGTCTGGTGCTCCAGTTTGGGGCTGGCGACATGAATTTGTCCATCACTGCCATCCAAATGTATCTGATGGCACAAAGTGAAGATAAGAAACAAGGGCAATAACCCAGTCTAAGGCAGTCAGACACTGAGAGGTCTAACAGTGGATGAGGAGGTAGGTCCAGAGAAAACAAGAGCACGTTACTGCAGAACCAAGAGAAAGCTGTGGTGAGAAGCAAAGGATGGTCAACATCAAGGCAGATAAAGATAAGCAAGGGAACACATGATTTAGCAACATGGAGATCAATGGCCACTAACCATGAGATGGTGCGTATTCTCACTAATAAGAGAAATGcataaaacatcaataaaattatttctgtccTCTCAGACTGGCAAAGAGTATGGAGAGGGTGGGACAGGTTCTCTCAAATGCTATAGATTGAGAGAAGTATAAATTGTGTAAATGTAAACTGACATATCTCTGGAGGGCAACAGTGGTCAAGACACAATATATTTAACCTTTGGAAAGTTCAATTTTTTAGACTTTTTCCCCAAGGAAATAACAAGTGGGAAAGATAAATTGTTGGAGTGTTCAAAACAGGGTTGCTTATAATAGGGCAAAACTGGAAACGACCTCGTTTTCTATCAGTAGAGGATAAATTATGGCATAGCCAATACATTGAAATACTAGGAAGTCCTTAAGAAAGGATAACCTGAAGCTCCTAGGAACACTACCTGTTCAATTTGCTGCTATTCTCAATGTTAGTACACGATAGCCACTCAAAAACACTTACTGACTAAATGACCAACTATATGTATAGTGACATGAAAAGATATACACGTTACttgtgaagagaaaaaaaggtactTACAAAACAGCATATAAAATACATCCACAATACACAAAAGTGTTACATGCTCTTATCTCTGGATAACAGTGCCCCTGAAGGACACACTGGAAAACCTGATTAACAGCAGTTGCCTCTAGAGAAAGGACACTGGTGATCAGATATTAAAGAaagcctttttcttctttatatgatACTGTTTACAACTGTTCCATGTGTACATATAACTtcggtttttaaatgttttttcttttttaaagtgcaTATAATAAACGAgtaaaaggccgggcgcggtggctcacgtctataatcctgcactttgagaggctgaggcgggcggatcgtgaggtcaggagatcaagacgatcctggctaacacagtgaaaccctgtctctactaaaaatacaaaaaattagccgggcatggtggcgggcgcctgtaatcccagctgctcaggaggctgaggcaggagaacggcatgaacccgggaggcggagcttgcaatgagccaaggtcatgtcactgcactccagcctgggcgacagagtgagactctgtctcaaataaataaataaataaataaataaaaggtctACAAggatataaaacaatattaaaatcacCGTCTCAGGAAAAATTTTAtatgtgagtgaatgtgtgtatgGATTTGGGGGTGAGGTGAGATACAAAACCTTTCactttctcaatttatttttgatttctaaaTATAGTCAGGTACTACCTAGAAAAGGATACTACTTCCTTTTCCAATTGAATTATTTTAGAGCACATTAGTACCAAGTGCTGTCCTGCTGTCAGGGtcatgaagattaaaaaaaaaaaagcataagttCTGCTCCCAGAAATTCTAGTTAGCAAAGGAGGCAAACTAGGAAATTATCACAAAACAGAGTGCTAAGTTTTAGCAATTGGGGCACATGGCCAgttaagtatatgaaaagatgctcaatgaaaCTAGTCATTAgaaacaaatcaaaattacaatgagatatcatttcacacccaCAAAGATacctataatcaaaaagacagaaaatagtaaGTACTGGATGTGGGAACACTGGAACCCTCACACAGCTGATGGGAATGTCAAATGGTGCGGGCGCCTGCTTTAGAAaactggcagttcctcaaaaagtttatCAGAGGGTTGCCATTAAGATGCAGCCATTCCACTCCATATGTCCACAGAAAAAGCTGTACACAAATCTTCATTATAGCATTATTGATAGTAGCCAAAAAGTGCAATCAACACAAAAATCTAtgaactaatgaatggataaataaaatgtagtatatacatacaacagaCTATCATTTggctataaaacaaaatgaaatactgatacatgctacaacatggatgaatgtgGGAACATtataaagtgaaagaagccaggcacaaaaagccACGTATTTTATGACTGCATTTAGATGatatgtccagaataggcaaattcgtACAGACataaagtagatcagtggttgccaggggctgggggaaaggagtaatagggagtgactgctaatgggtgtcggtttccttttggggtgatcaAGATGTTCTGGAATTATTAATATTTGCAAAACCTTGCCAATATATGAAAaagcactgaattgtacacttgagGTAATTTTATGGTGTGTGATTTATACCTCAGTTTTTTTAAAGGAGGGGGCATACAATAACCCCAGGAATGCAGAGAAGTAAGAGATTTGTTCTGACTGAGGGAAGCAAGGAAGGGCTCCCTCAATTTTTTTGAAGGAGGGAGCATACAATAAGAATCCCAGGAATGCAGAGAAGTAAGATTTGTTCTGACTGAGGGAAGCAGGGAAGGGCTCCATATTTGAGTTGAGTGATGACCAGGAGACCTCAAgcataaaaaagggaaaagagcaaTTCTACAATATAACCTTATATGCAAAAGCAACataactgtgtgtgtatgtatgagaaGATAAGGCCAAGTGAGTTACTCATCATGCTCGGGAAACCTGTTCCTACATTACCTGAGGTAAATACTATGAATTCTCATAAAGCAGCCCAATTTATATGCATGGAGAAAGCATCCAAAAACACTGGGCCAAAACCCACTGCAAAAACATTAACAATCGTCATTTGGAACCGTCCATTCCCACTTTTCTCCAAAGCTATCTATTTAACCAAACACCTTCTGAAATTTGCAgcataaacaaaatatatcaatGTCAAATTTTAAGTTTTGGGAAAGACCCCTGGGTCAACTTGATGCAAGCTGATTCTTCTATCATCTTAATAGTTTGTGGTCATTATTAGGAAACCAAATAGCCAGGAAAGAATGGGGACAAGAGGGAGAAACAAGCAAATGTGTGAAGGCAGGATCACTACAAACTAGCTTTGAAGGAATACAATTACGTTCAAGAGATTATTTTCTTAACCCATAGCCCTTGAAAATGATTTGCAAATCAGCACAGAGATTTAGCTATTTAGCTATTGATACAGAATAGCCCATTGCTGAATTCAAGGTTCAATtaatctccaccccaaatcacaTTCAGAATTCCCTCACTTCTGTCCCCATGAAGCTCAATACTTAATAACCATTTGCTCACTTTTGCCTTATACCCCATTAAGACTCTTAACCAGGGGTCTGGCAAATACCCTCAGCAAAGGGCCAGAGGGTAAGTATTTTTAGGCTTTGCAAGCTACATAGCTCTCCGTCACATCCTCCTTTTTTAaacaacactttaaaaatgtaaaaatcattcttaccTCCTGGGCCATACAGCAGGCCACAATCTGATGACCCTTCTTCTAAACAAAACTGGGCACATTAGGAATACTGATCAAAGACATGCAGCTACCTACACACTACATTTCTCAGATAGGTGAAAAATCGTCTTAGGTTATTTGCACATAGGATCAGGAGTAAGATGAAGACAGATAATCAAAAATATCAACCCTATCCTTACCTAATGATTGGAAGAAAACAGAGTAACGGCATTCATAGAGTGAAAACAGATACTGCCGAACTGCTGGAAGACTGTGCAACACTTCAAGAATCTCTGCTCCTTTAATGACCtaggtattttaaaaaacatatatacaaaaaaaatgtacattttaatgatttgtgtatttaaacaaaaaaaacaagtctttaaaTTTGAGTATTAAAGTTTGGTCATTACCTTTTCCCTGAGATCTGGTCTTTCTAAGGCAATCATACTGACATAGACAGTATAAGTCACAAATGTTTTATAATCCATGAGTTCATAGGATGTAAATGTTGAAACAGTGTCAAGGAAGAGTTCAGCTGCCTGTTTGAAATCACGAATAGCCACACAATAAAGACCCTGATACACTTTTAGGCGGTTTCTCCTGTCCCAGTCTCCTCCTTCTTCTATTAAGctatgaaataaaaacagtaagaTCATAGTCTGGAAACAGACAAGGCCACGTTTTAAAAACTTGTCTGTtatttgaaatgagaaaacaacTTTTAACAACTTGAACCGAAAGgagatatttaaattattttactaaataagTACATCAATTATTTGACCAAACTTACTAGCTGTAAACAAAACAGGCAGTTTCTTATATCAGCTTCTCATTTGTAGCATcataatttagagaaaatataatcCCACCCTTAGAAAGTACCTTTTGGCCTTTTCTGTGTTTCGTGTGATGAGATCATTATCCATATAAAATAAGCCAATCCTAAGGAGATAGAATACAATATCCAATCGGTGACCCAGGGCCACAGTTTTGTCATATGTCTTGCGAAAGGCTGTCAGAGCTCCCTCCTGTCAAGAAAGCCAAGGCAATAGGTGAGAAAAGGCTACAAGTTTCCAAAAAAAGCTATCAGCTGTCTGGGATTTTCTTCAAAGGTTGAGGGAAGAGGTAGGAGTAGAAGTACAACAAGATGGCCATTAACTgttaattgttgaagctgggtgataAGTACACAAGGGtttattattctactttctctacctgtataaagtttaaaaaatacataagaaatgcCCAAGCATATACTTAGATTCAGgaaaacaatttaagaaaaatatattcacaattgTTAAGTATTTTTCTCTGTTCTATATATTCAATGTTTTCTCTCATAATCACAATACACTACATCAAAATAACATCATCTGAAGGGTTTTGGAAATTGTATCTTAGTCGCTATTAGAATATGactaaatttgtaaatatataattttctctcAAAGCACTGTGGaatgtttcctttgctttgaatatgaataaaataatttgttcacACTTGGTAGTTTTCAGTATGTGTCTGCCTGGTTTATGTAATTATTAGTTATATTTCACAAATTTATAAGGGACTGGGAATACAGCAATGGATACACCTAGCACTAAGATCTTGGTTTTTAAATACTATCccccactaaaaggaaccagggatCCTAGGAGAAATAGATAATTCTACGTTTATTAGAGTGAAAATAACAGGTGAACCTGTGACATTTTGTTTTATCAGAAAATAAGACTAATGAGATATGTCAAAAGGACAAAGTGTCTTGACGGAGCCTCTGCTAACAAATTTGCAACAAACTTAGCACCATAAAGAATAAGACTCTCATCAGTGGTAACAGTGAATAATAAAAGCCCACTAAGTCCATTAAGTATTTAgtaatactaaataaaataaaatataaaaaacgaGAGTAAATAGGAGGGGAAAAGTTGTTCGTTTTGGAagagtatttaataaatacagaGGAAATATAATATTAGAACATTTTACAACTTCCTGATACTGATTCAAGCATGTCCTTGTTGAAATTCTTCAAAACCTGAATCAAAAGTTTCAAGTTTCTCattcatatgtaatatattaGTCTTTAAAACCAAGCCACAAACATACAgcttaaaagtaaatggaaacCACTAGATAATTCtaaacttttctgtattttccaaatttttacaaTGACCACGTCTTAAGTTTAcaaccagaaaagagaaaaaaacctcgTTTTAGATATACATTGCAAAACAACATTTaggcacttactatgtgctaggtaccaGTCTAAGCTTTTTCCTATCCTTAATCCACATTAAGTAAAAACTATCAGTACTCctgttttacacatgaggaaaccgAGGGTTTCATAAATCATAATTACCGAGGTTGAAAACAGAACCCAGACAATCTGATTCAAGAgctcatgttatttttattttttatattggcACCATGTCATTCTATACCTAAATACTTCcaggcaaataatttaaaattaaaaacattcaaaGCCCATTTTCTTAACCACTATTACACAGTTACTCAATTAAATTTCAAAGATCCAGTAATGGTGAGTACCCCTCTGGTGCCCTGATGGTGGAGTAAGCTGGCTGCTATGCAGAACAACTGGccacacatatttaaaaaaaagaagaaaaaaaaaaactgttcattGTCCCGGCGATTTTGTTTCATATACTATACCCTAGAGAAACACTAgcatatacacacagagacatacataAGCATATTTTTACAGCAGCAGTTTGCTAAAGcaaaaacagatgaaaacaaCACATATGTCCAACAACAGCTGAACAGGCAAATAAACTATGCCAGAGCTAGCTCTACAGTGGAACATTAGGCAGCAGTTAACCAGGATGAGCCAGATTTATGTATGTTGGCATGGAAAAGACCTCTTAAATataatgctgaatgaaaagggcAAACAGGACTACACTAATACACTATGATCctatgtacttaaaaaaaaaattctgtagaattaaaaatttctgcaagtattaacttttttaaaaattggttctttCATTGAgcatttatattcttttacatataaaattttacgtaaaaaagattttatgaccgggtgcactggctcacgcctataatcccagcactttcggaggccgagacaggtggatcacctgaggtcaggagttcgagactagcctggccaacatgttgaaatccagtctctactaataatacaaaaaaattagctgggtgtggtggcgcacgcctgtaatctcaactactcgggaggctgagggaggagaatcgattgaacccagcaggtggaggttgcagtgagccaagatcactccattgtactccagcctgggtggcaagagtgaaactccgtctcaaaaaaaaaaaaaaaattaccaaaaagttTGCATAAATGCACAATAAAAGAACTGAAAAGCCTATCCCTGGGCAGGTACAGAGTAAAGAAAGATAACAGAACTTCAGCATTTACTATACTGTTTCTTAGTTTCTGCTAAGTATTACTCGTGTAAAGTACTAAAGACACCAGAACCAGTGCTTCCCAACCAAGTGAGAAAACTGCTGAAAATGATCCCAATTTTGTAAAAGCAGTAAATAAAATTCTCTAGATGTACACTTACGTTTTTATCGGCATGGGGTGAAATGGGGAAGAATACAGCCCTAGCTGCTGTTTGGGGAAATGACAAGGCATTTCATGGAGACGACTTTTTCATCTTTACATTGATTCACCAGTACAAGCAAGCATGATTACCTTTATACTTTTTCTAAAacgaagttaatttttttaatgagaaacgATTACCTGGAATAGTCTCCAATTTTAGCCTATACTAACTACAGAGAGGGAAAACCATCTCTACTCACTTTGTCACCTATCCGGCAGAGGTACTCGGCCTTTGCCATCATTGCATCGCGAATTTCGCTCTCTCCTAGATTCTTCTCTGCATCTTCCAGCTCCTCATCCAAACGCTTCAACTCATCTTCATTTGCCTTCTTCATTTTATTGAGTAGGTCCACGTCTATCTGCCAGTCGAGGGATTTGCACAAGGCTTCATAGTAAGGAGCCATGTCTAACATGCAAAAAGAGGGATGTGTGAGTGGGGACACTTGTGCCCTCAAGTCAAAGTCTGCCCACGTATTTCACCCCCCGCCCCGCCACAAGTCATCCACCAGTCTCTTCCCCACTAACAGGAAGGCATGCGATGGCGCTTAATAATCGGCTTGGCAAAACATAAACGTATGCTGGTGGGAGGTTTGCGTGACGGCCAATCCTGGCAATGCCAACCTCTACTAGGGCTGGAGGGAGGGCAATCCTCGGTTTGCTCTTGCCGGATTCTGTTCCAAAAGTCTTCAAACAGGGAAAGACtttttatacacacatactcacatacaTATGTTCAAACATACACATTCACTACAGAAGGGCCAGAAAGAACCGAACCCAAATTTCCCTTCCACAGGCAAGCTGAACTCTCCCACAGGA is drawn from Homo sapiens chromosome 3, GRCh38.p14 Primary Assembly and contains these coding sequences:
- the PSMD6 gene encoding 26S proteasome non-ATPase regulatory subunit 6 isoform 2 (isoform 2 is encoded by transcript variant 2); translated protein: MPLENLEEEGLPKNPDLRIAQLRFLLSLPEHRGDAAVRDELMAAVRDNNMAPYYEALCKSLDWQIDVDLLNKMKKANEDELKRLDEELEDAEKNLGESEIRDAMMAKAEYLCRIGDKEGALTAFRKTYDKTVALGHRLDIVFYLLRIGLFYMDNDLITRNTEKAKSLIEEGGDWDRRNRLKVYQGLYCVAIRDFKQAAELFLDTVSTFTSYELMDYKTFVTYTVYVSMIALERPDLREKVIKGAEILEVLHSLPAVRQYLFSLYECRYSVFFQSLAVVEQEMKKDWLFAPHYRYYVREMRIHAYSQLLESYRSLTLGYMAEAFGVGVEFIDQELSRFIAAGRLHCKIDKVNEIVETNRPDSKNWQYQETIKKGDLLLNRVQKLSRVINM
- the PSMD6 gene encoding 26S proteasome non-ATPase regulatory subunit 6 isoform X3 produces the protein MAPYYEALCKSLDWQIDVDLLNKMKKANEDELKRLDEELEDAEKNLGESEIRDAMMAKAEYLCRIGDKEGALTAFRKTYDKTVALGHRLDIVFYLLRIGLFYMDNDLITRNTEKAKSLIEEGGDWDRRNRLKVYQGLYCVAIRDFKQAAELFLDTVSTFTSYELMDYKTFVTYTVYVSMIALERPDLREKVIKGAEILEVLHSLPAVRQYLFSLYECRYSVFFQSLAVVEQEMKKDWLFAPHYRYYVREMRIHAYSQLLESYRSLTLGYMAEAFGVGVEFIDQELSRFIAAGRLHCKIDKVNEIVETNRPDSKNWQYQETIKKGDLLLNRVQKLSRVINM
- the PSMD6 gene encoding 26S proteasome non-ATPase regulatory subunit 6 isoform 1 (isoform 1 is encoded by transcript variant 1); amino-acid sequence: MPLENLEEEGLPKNPDLRIAQLRFLLSLPEHRGDAAVRDELMAAVRDNNFWNRIRQEQTEDCPPSSPSRGWHCQDWPSRKPPTSIRLCFAKPIIKRHRMPSYMAPYYEALCKSLDWQIDVDLLNKMKKANEDELKRLDEELEDAEKNLGESEIRDAMMAKAEYLCRIGDKEGALTAFRKTYDKTVALGHRLDIVFYLLRIGLFYMDNDLITRNTEKAKSLIEEGGDWDRRNRLKVYQGLYCVAIRDFKQAAELFLDTVSTFTSYELMDYKTFVTYTVYVSMIALERPDLREKVIKGAEILEVLHSLPAVRQYLFSLYECRYSVFFQSLAVVEQEMKKDWLFAPHYRYYVREMRIHAYSQLLESYRSLTLGYMAEAFGVGVEFIDQELSRFIAAGRLHCKIDKVNEIVETNRPDSKNWQYQETIKKGDLLLNRVQKLSRVINM
- the PSMD6 gene encoding 26S proteasome non-ATPase regulatory subunit 6 isoform X1; its protein translation is MPLENLEEEGLPKNPDLRIAQLRFLLSLPEHRGDAAVRDELMAAVRDNNFWNRIRQEQTEDCPPSSPSRGWHCQDWPSRKPPTSIRLCFAKPIIKRHRMPSYMAPYYEALCKSLDWQIDVDLLNKMKKANEDELKRLDEELEDAEKNLGESEIRDAMMAKAEYLCRIGDKEGALTAFRKTYDKTVALGHRLDIVFYLLRIGLFYMDNDLITRNTEKAKSLIEEGGDWDRRNRLKVYQGLYCVAIRDFKQAAELFLDTVSTFTSYELMDYKTFVTYTVYVSMIALERPDLREKVIKGAEILEVLHSLPAVRQYLFSLYECRYSVFFQSLGNCPGLLLPGDYTAK
- the PSMD6 gene encoding 26S proteasome non-ATPase regulatory subunit 6 isoform 3 (isoform 3 is encoded by transcript variant 3), giving the protein MNESNDSTNYDMAPYYEALCKSLDWQIDVDLLNKMKKANEDELKRLDEELEDAEKNLGESEIRDAMMAKAEYLCRIGDKEGALTAFRKTYDKTVALGHRLDIVFYLLRIGLFYMDNDLITRNTEKAKSLIEEGGDWDRRNRLKVYQGLYCVAIRDFKQAAELFLDTVSTFTSYELMDYKTFVTYTVYVSMIALERPDLREKVIKGAEILEVLHSLPAVRQYLFSLYECRYSVFFQSLAVVEQEMKKDWLFAPHYRYYVREMRIHAYSQLLESYRSLTLGYMAEAFGVGVEFIDQELSRFIAAGRLHCKIDKVNEIVETNRPDSKNWQYQETIKKGDLLLNRVQKLSRVINM
- the PSMD6 gene encoding 26S proteasome non-ATPase regulatory subunit 6 isoform 4 (isoform 4 is encoded by transcript variant 4) — encoded protein: MPLENLEEEDMAPYYEALCKSLDWQIDVDLLNKMKKANEDELKRLDEELEDAEKNLGESEIRDAMMAKAEYLCRIGDKEGALTAFRKTYDKTVALGHRLDIVFYLLRIGLFYMDNDLITRNTEKAKSLIEEGGDWDRRNRLKVYQGLYCVAIRDFKQAAELFLDTVSTFTSYELMDYKTFVTYTVYVSMIALERPDLREKVIKGAEILEVLHSLPAVRQYLFSLYECRYSVFFQSLAVVEQEMKKDWLFAPHYRYYVREMRIHAYSQLLESYRSLTLGYMAEAFGVGVEFIDQELSRFIAAGRLHCKIDKVNEIVETNRPDSKNWQYQETIKKGDLLLNRVQKLSRVINM
- the PSMD6 gene encoding 26S proteasome non-ATPase regulatory subunit 6 isoform X2; the protein is MPSYMAPYYEALCKSLDWQIDVDLLNKMKKANEDELKRLDEELEDAEKNLGESEIRDAMMAKAEYLCRIGDKEGALTAFRKTYDKTVALGHRLDIVFYLLRIGLFYMDNDLITRNTEKAKSLIEEGGDWDRRNRLKVYQGLYCVAIRDFKQAAELFLDTVSTFTSYELMDYKTFVTYTVYVSMIALERPDLREKVIKGAEILEVLHSLPAVRQYLFSLYECRYSVFFQSLAVVEQEMKKDWLFAPHYRYYVREMRIHAYSQLLESYRSLTLGYMAEAFGVGVEFIDQELSRFIAAGRLHCKIDKVNEIVETNRPDSKNWQYQETIKKGDLLLNRVQKLSRVINM